In a single window of the Raphanus sativus cultivar WK10039 chromosome 9, ASM80110v3, whole genome shotgun sequence genome:
- the LOC108823432 gene encoding uncharacterized protein LOC108823432 — protein sequence MPSLAFGSHHHLANPTESPYTVEISIDGDSSDLDSLSEVDLESGGVTKLHSGGGRKRRVRRRKKKKKRKKKESRDCRICHLPLESSKEGGEEDDSDEHEVDKEEEEDDAEEEYYGLPLQLGCSCKGDLGVAHSKCAETWFKIKGNMTCEICGAMAINVAGEQSNPESTASTNSQVVAAGQTQSSQTEPRGIWHGRRVMNFLLAAMVFAFIVSWLFHFKVLK from the exons ATGCCTTCGTTAGCTTTTGGATCTCATCACCATTTGGCCAATCCCACTGAGTCGCCGTACACCGTCGAAATTAGCATCGACGGCGACTCCTCTGACTTGGATTCCTTGTCTGAGGTCGACTTAGAGAGCGGCGGTGTGACTAAGCTACATTCCGGTGGTGGTAGGAAGAGGAGGGTgaggaggagaaagaagaagaagaaaaggaagaagaaagagagtaGAGATTGCAGGATCTGTCATCTGCCTTTAGAGAGTAGCAAAGAAGGTGGAGAAGAGGATGATTCTGATGAACACGAAGtagataaagaagaagaagaagatgatgctGAAGAAGAGTATTATGGTTTGCCTTTGCAATTGGGCTGTTCTTGTAAAGGTGATTTGGGTGTAGCTCACAGCAAGTGTGCTGAAACTTGGTTCAAGATCAAAGGAAACAT GACATGTGAGATATGCGGGGCAATGGCTATAAACGTAGCTGGGGAACAGTCAAACCCAGAGAGCACTGCCTCTACAAATTCACAAGTGGTGGCTGCAGGACAAACTCAGAGTAGTCAGACAGAGCCACGGGGAATCTGGCATGGTCGCCGTGTTATGAACTTCTTACTTGCTGCTATGGTCTTTGCCTTCATTGTTTCTTGGCTTTTTCACTTCAAAGTCCTCAAGTGA
- the LOC108823431 gene encoding serine/threonine-protein kinase BSK5-like isoform X2: MGPRSSKLSLCCWQTHHNSSLNDASDLENGTVDPASFTEFSFDQLRAATSGFSTDSIVSEHGVKAPNVVYKGRLEDDRWIAVKRFNRSAWPDTRQFLEEAKAVGQLRSERLANLIGFCCEGDERLLVAEFMPFETLSKHLFHWDSEPMKWAMRVRVALYLAQALEYCSTKGRSLYHDLNAYRILFDQEGSPRLSCFGLMKNSRDGKSYSTNLAFTPPEYLRTGRVIPESVVYSFGTLLLDLLSGKHIPPSHALDLIRGKNFLMLMDSALDGHFSNDDGTDLVRLASRCLQYEARERPNAKSLVTSLAPLQKETDVPSYVLMGIPHGSASPPKETTSLTPLGDACSRLDLTAIHEILEKVGYKDDEGVANELSFQVWTDQIQETLNAKKQGDAAFKGKDFVTTIECYTQFIEDGTMVSPTVFARRCLCYLMSNKPQEALGDAMQAQVVSPEWPTAFYLQAAALFSLGMDKDACETLKDGTSLEAKKQNNRN, encoded by the exons ATGGGACCTCGTTCCTCTAAGCTATCTCTCTGTTGTTGGCAAACTCATCACAACTCATCTCTCAACGACGCTTCTGATCTAG AAAACGGAACAGTCGATCCGGCGTCGTTTACAGAGTTCAGCTTCGACCAACTACGAGCTGCTACTTCAGGTTTCTCAACGGACAGCATCGTGTCGGAACACGGCGTTAAAGCACCTAATGTGGTGTATAAAGGCAGACTAGAAGATGACCGTTGGATCGCTGTGAAACGCTTCAACAGATCCGCTTGGCCTGACACTCGTCAATTCCTT gaggaagcaaaagctgtggGGCAGTTGAGGAGTGAGAGGTTAGCCAACTTGATTGGTTTCTGTTGCGAAGGAGATGAGAGATTGCTCGTTGCTGAGTTTATGCCTTTTGAAACTCTCTCTAAGCATCTCTTCCACT GGGATAGCGAGCCAATGAAGTGGGCTATGAGGGTGAGAGTGGCTTTGTATCTTGCACAAGCACTCGAGTATTGCAGCACCAAAGGTCGTTCCTTGTACCATGATCTCAACGCTTACAGGATCTTGTTTGACCAG GAGGGTAGCCCTAGACTATCTTGCTTCGGTCTTATGAAGAATAGTAGGGATGGGAAGAGTTACAGTACTAATCTGGCTTTCACACCTCCTGAGTACCTAAGAACAG GGAGAGTGATTCCAGAGAGCGTTGTCTACAGCTTTGGAACGTTGTTGCTAGATCTTCTCAGTGGTAAACACATACCACCAAGCCAT GCGCTTGATCTGATTCGTGGGAAGAACTTCCTGATGCTTATGGACTCGGCTCTAGACGGTCATTTCTCAAACGATGATGGAACTGATTTGGTTCGTTTAGCTTCACGTTGTTTACAGTACGAAGCTCGTGAAAGGCCAAATGCTAAGTCTCTTGTGACCTCACTCGCTCCTCTTCAGAAGGAAACTGAT gttccGTCTTATGTCTTAATGGGGATTCCACATGGATCTGCTTCTCCTCCAAAGGAAACTACTTCGCTGACACCTCTTGGCGATGCTTGTTCAAGACTTGATCTCACCGCTATTCACGAGATTCTTGAAAAGGTTGGATACAAAGACGATGAAGGCGTAGCTAATGAG CTCTCGTTCCAAGTCTGGACAGACCAGATTCAGGAGACTCTAAACGCTAAGAAACAAGGAGATGCTGCGTTCAAAGGCAAAGACTTTGTCACTACCATCGAATGTTACACGCAG TTCATTGAAGATGGAACAATGGTATCGCCAACGGTATTTGCAAGGAGGTGTTTGTGTTATCTGATGAGCAACAAGCCTCAAGAGGCACTTGGTGATGCAATGCAGGCGCAAGTAGTGTCTCCTGAGTGGCCAACAGCATTCTATCTTCAGGCTGCTGCTCTCTTCAGCCTTGGAATGGATAAAGACGCTTGCGAAACCCTAAAAGACGGTACTTCCTTGGAAGCCAAGAAACAGAACAATAGAAACTGA
- the LOC108823431 gene encoding serine/threonine-protein kinase BSK5-like isoform X1, giving the protein MGPRSSKLSLCCWQTHHNSSLNDASDLENGTVDPASFTEFSFDQLRAATSGFSTDSIVSEHGVKAPNVVYKGRLEDDRWIAVKRFNRSAWPDTRQFLEEAKAVGQLRSERLANLIGFCCEGDERLLVAEFMPFETLSKHLFHWDSEPMKWAMRVRVALYLAQALEYCSTKGRSLYHDLNAYRILFDQEGSPRLSCFGLMKNSRDGKSYSTNLAFTPPEYLRTGRVIPESVVYSFGTLLLDLLSGKHIPPSHALDLIRGKNFLMLMDSALDGHFSNDDGTDLVRLASRCLQYEARERPNAKSLVTSLAPLQKETDVCVALTLTKTTSFTIQCLVVTPLYLCCFFFFQVPSYVLMGIPHGSASPPKETTSLTPLGDACSRLDLTAIHEILEKVGYKDDEGVANELSFQVWTDQIQETLNAKKQGDAAFKGKDFVTTIECYTQFIEDGTMVSPTVFARRCLCYLMSNKPQEALGDAMQAQVVSPEWPTAFYLQAAALFSLGMDKDACETLKDGTSLEAKKQNNRN; this is encoded by the exons ATGGGACCTCGTTCCTCTAAGCTATCTCTCTGTTGTTGGCAAACTCATCACAACTCATCTCTCAACGACGCTTCTGATCTAG AAAACGGAACAGTCGATCCGGCGTCGTTTACAGAGTTCAGCTTCGACCAACTACGAGCTGCTACTTCAGGTTTCTCAACGGACAGCATCGTGTCGGAACACGGCGTTAAAGCACCTAATGTGGTGTATAAAGGCAGACTAGAAGATGACCGTTGGATCGCTGTGAAACGCTTCAACAGATCCGCTTGGCCTGACACTCGTCAATTCCTT gaggaagcaaaagctgtggGGCAGTTGAGGAGTGAGAGGTTAGCCAACTTGATTGGTTTCTGTTGCGAAGGAGATGAGAGATTGCTCGTTGCTGAGTTTATGCCTTTTGAAACTCTCTCTAAGCATCTCTTCCACT GGGATAGCGAGCCAATGAAGTGGGCTATGAGGGTGAGAGTGGCTTTGTATCTTGCACAAGCACTCGAGTATTGCAGCACCAAAGGTCGTTCCTTGTACCATGATCTCAACGCTTACAGGATCTTGTTTGACCAG GAGGGTAGCCCTAGACTATCTTGCTTCGGTCTTATGAAGAATAGTAGGGATGGGAAGAGTTACAGTACTAATCTGGCTTTCACACCTCCTGAGTACCTAAGAACAG GGAGAGTGATTCCAGAGAGCGTTGTCTACAGCTTTGGAACGTTGTTGCTAGATCTTCTCAGTGGTAAACACATACCACCAAGCCAT GCGCTTGATCTGATTCGTGGGAAGAACTTCCTGATGCTTATGGACTCGGCTCTAGACGGTCATTTCTCAAACGATGATGGAACTGATTTGGTTCGTTTAGCTTCACGTTGTTTACAGTACGAAGCTCGTGAAAGGCCAAATGCTAAGTCTCTTGTGACCTCACTCGCTCCTCTTCAGAAGGAAACTGATGTATGTGTTGCTCTCACACTCACTAAAACAACTTCTTTTACTATTCAATGTCTTGTTGTGACTCCTCTGTatctttgttgtttttttttttttcaggttccGTCTTATGTCTTAATGGGGATTCCACATGGATCTGCTTCTCCTCCAAAGGAAACTACTTCGCTGACACCTCTTGGCGATGCTTGTTCAAGACTTGATCTCACCGCTATTCACGAGATTCTTGAAAAGGTTGGATACAAAGACGATGAAGGCGTAGCTAATGAG CTCTCGTTCCAAGTCTGGACAGACCAGATTCAGGAGACTCTAAACGCTAAGAAACAAGGAGATGCTGCGTTCAAAGGCAAAGACTTTGTCACTACCATCGAATGTTACACGCAG TTCATTGAAGATGGAACAATGGTATCGCCAACGGTATTTGCAAGGAGGTGTTTGTGTTATCTGATGAGCAACAAGCCTCAAGAGGCACTTGGTGATGCAATGCAGGCGCAAGTAGTGTCTCCTGAGTGGCCAACAGCATTCTATCTTCAGGCTGCTGCTCTCTTCAGCCTTGGAATGGATAAAGACGCTTGCGAAACCCTAAAAGACGGTACTTCCTTGGAAGCCAAGAAACAGAACAATAGAAACTGA